From one Formosa sediminum genomic stretch:
- a CDS encoding acyl-CoA thioesterase, producing the protein MEAKTAEATKTTLTDLVLPSETNPLNNMFGGELLARMDRAASIAARRHSRRIVVTASVNHVAFNHAIPLGSVVIIEAKVSRAFNSSMEVYIDVWTEDRESGLKTKANNAIYTFVAVNESGRPIPVPELIPETELEKERYEAALRRKQLSLVLAGRMKPQDATELKAIFLKDEK; encoded by the coding sequence ATGGAAGCAAAAACAGCAGAAGCCACAAAAACTACATTAACAGATCTAGTTTTACCAAGCGAAACAAATCCTTTAAACAATATGTTTGGAGGAGAGTTACTTGCGCGTATGGATCGAGCAGCAAGTATTGCTGCGCGTAGACATTCTAGAAGAATTGTAGTTACAGCATCTGTAAATCATGTTGCATTTAATCATGCCATTCCATTAGGAAGTGTTGTTATTATTGAAGCTAAAGTTTCAAGAGCATTTAATAGCTCCATGGAAGTCTATATAGATGTATGGACAGAAGATCGCGAATCTGGTCTTAAAACAAAAGCAAACAACGCCATATATACATTTGTTGCTGTAAATGAAAGTGGAAGACCAATTCCTGTTCCTGAACTTATTCCTGAAACTGAATTGGAAAAAGAACGCTACGAAGCTGCCTTACGTCGTAAGCAATTAAGTTTAGTGCTTGCAGGTAGAATGAAACCTCAAGACGCTACAGAATTAAAAGCTATTTTTTTAAAAGACGAGAAGTAG
- a CDS encoding T9SS type A sorting domain-containing protein, whose product MSFYGQTVTKVFPTRVTYQTKITVIGTGFTSSTTFSITNSNISISNTVFVSETEMTFKISKNSATTTSTGDVTGNLNLGGSDTGIDIYYIAPRTRTLQNSGGTNAVTKITEIYSKLDVLNSTPVFWRSSSSVTLDNSNDLLGFKYNGIVYSTGVDNDMLETNLSGEIDITDETQYIEQTFKAYSTNGVEGDASSDNYIGTADYVDGEYNEGSTITSNFIKGLTAYDVITDGVNGLDLGTGIANFNQTSSIKFFSGNGQVGAVTDSTPDLLITQIAQPGGTSGYDVYYYADEEGNVIGRPIKLVIMDESDGAAKLTTWNVDFYSMKQESFATSTPVQKQLGNNATRPLRMVGLELSDFDITNVPSDTNSYIGNVNNINLMAGGKCDLSFLAYNKSAFEIKAPNADVLLPRYVCRVPSTTDITFSVIASVDGGYTGGTANSNEALSYQWSKYNEALSNTTASLTINDVKESDLATYNVKVYNDYGSIIVPVTLSQGGTPTSWDGTSWSVSSLYAAAGITINDQDKSLIFYNDYNEDTDLVGCDCTVKAGNDVVIPSGKTLTLYNEIIVEPYEASYVLEDGNIAPAVAAGTFTLENNASLVQINDEDGNINSGDINVERLADNLHAYDYVYWSSPVEGVDVSEIDNSRAYKWDPTSPNATGSTGDWIRIYNEIMNSGVGYIARVPSSITGISGANSYTSTFTGVPNNATINVSVKKSGTPLPDDEADRHQNFVGNPYPSAINAIDFLTKNSNIEGNVSLWMHNAEISEGLGTGFYEESVNNYGDQFVYYNATGTSIPNAFDGYIASGQGFFVQLLESESNGSVAFTNDMRYDAAEIEYDNSEFFRQDSSDESNDLSVEKQLIWLNLVNEENLSTSTLIGYVDGATYEKDRLYDVSVSDEDFKIYSLISDSKMVIQGRPLPFLNVDEVPLGIDVLDNGMYKIGISNFEGTNFIDDVQDVYLRDTYLDVEHDLRTAPYSFTAVSGETKDRFILVYNASNVSTLATDEALIDDTFAYIKNGTLYVKSAKTINTVQIFDLTGKQVISYNSVNYTKEFSAPFSFSRGGYIVSISLEGGSVITKKLIN is encoded by the coding sequence ATGTCTTTTTATGGACAAACCGTTACCAAAGTTTTTCCAACACGGGTGACCTACCAAACAAAAATCACTGTTATTGGTACTGGGTTTACATCATCAACAACTTTTTCTATTACAAATAGTAATATAAGTATTAGTAATACGGTTTTTGTAAGTGAGACAGAGATGACTTTTAAAATTTCAAAAAATTCAGCCACTACAACTAGTACAGGAGATGTTACAGGTAATTTAAATCTAGGTGGTTCAGATACAGGAATTGATATATATTATATTGCTCCTAGAACTAGAACTTTACAAAATTCGGGAGGAACAAATGCAGTAACAAAAATTACAGAAATTTATTCGAAACTTGATGTTTTAAATAGTACTCCTGTGTTTTGGAGATCTTCTTCTTCTGTAACTCTAGATAATAGTAATGACTTACTGGGATTTAAATATAATGGTATTGTATATTCAACAGGGGTAGATAACGACATGTTAGAAACTAATCTATCTGGAGAGATAGATATAACAGATGAAACTCAATATATAGAACAAACGTTTAAGGCATATTCTACAAACGGGGTTGAGGGGGATGCTAGTTCAGATAATTATATTGGTACAGCAGATTATGTAGATGGAGAATATAATGAAGGTTCAACCATAACTTCCAACTTTATAAAAGGACTTACAGCCTACGATGTAATTACAGATGGTGTAAATGGCCTAGATTTAGGAACAGGAATTGCAAACTTTAATCAAACCTCAAGTATCAAGTTTTTTAGTGGAAATGGACAAGTAGGAGCTGTAACAGATAGTACACCAGATTTATTAATAACACAAATTGCACAACCAGGAGGAACAAGCGGTTATGATGTGTATTATTATGCAGACGAAGAAGGAAACGTTATTGGAAGACCAATTAAATTAGTGATTATGGATGAATCTGATGGTGCGGCTAAGTTAACGACTTGGAATGTAGACTTTTATAGCATGAAACAAGAGAGTTTTGCTACTTCTACTCCCGTACAAAAACAACTAGGGAATAATGCAACTAGACCCTTAAGAATGGTTGGTCTTGAGTTATCTGATTTTGATATTACAAATGTTCCTAGTGATACAAATTCTTACATAGGGAACGTAAATAATATTAATTTAATGGCAGGAGGAAAGTGTGATTTATCTTTTTTAGCATATAATAAAAGTGCTTTCGAAATAAAGGCTCCTAATGCAGATGTTTTATTGCCAAGATATGTGTGTAGAGTACCTAGTACAACAGATATTACGTTTTCAGTTATTGCAAGTGTAGATGGAGGGTATACTGGTGGTACTGCTAATTCAAATGAGGCTCTATCTTATCAATGGTCAAAATATAATGAAGCTTTATCTAACACGACGGCTTCTCTTACTATAAACGACGTTAAAGAATCAGATTTAGCAACATATAATGTAAAAGTATATAACGATTATGGTTCTATAATTGTGCCAGTTACTTTGTCGCAAGGAGGAACACCAACCTCTTGGGATGGTACATCCTGGAGCGTGTCAAGTCTATATGCAGCTGCAGGGATAACTATAAATGATCAAGATAAAAGTTTAATTTTTTATAATGATTATAATGAAGATACGGATCTTGTAGGTTGCGACTGTACCGTTAAAGCAGGGAATGATGTTGTTATTCCATCAGGAAAAACACTTACCCTTTATAATGAAATAATAGTAGAACCATATGAGGCAAGTTATGTGCTTGAAGATGGTAATATCGCCCCCGCAGTTGCTGCAGGAACATTTACTTTAGAAAATAATGCAAGTTTAGTGCAAATTAATGATGAAGATGGTAATATAAATTCAGGCGATATAAATGTAGAGCGTCTAGCCGATAATTTACATGCTTACGATTATGTATATTGGTCTTCTCCTGTAGAAGGTGTAGATGTATCCGAAATAGATAATTCTAGAGCATACAAGTGGGACCCCACTAGTCCTAATGCAACAGGATCTACAGGGGATTGGATAAGAATTTATAACGAAATAATGAATAGCGGTGTGGGATATATAGCAAGAGTTCCAAGCTCTATCACAGGTATATCTGGTGCAAATTCTTATACCAGTACTTTTACAGGTGTTCCTAATAATGCTACAATTAATGTTTCTGTTAAAAAATCAGGAACACCATTACCTGACGATGAAGCTGATAGACATCAGAATTTTGTTGGAAACCCTTATCCGTCAGCTATAAATGCTATCGACTTTTTAACAAAAAATTCTAACATAGAAGGTAATGTAAGTTTATGGATGCATAATGCTGAAATTTCAGAAGGTTTAGGTACAGGGTTTTATGAAGAATCTGTAAATAATTACGGAGACCAATTTGTATATTATAATGCTACAGGTACATCTATTCCTAATGCATTTGACGGCTATATTGCATCTGGTCAAGGATTTTTTGTTCAATTACTGGAAAGCGAGTCAAATGGTAGTGTGGCGTTTACAAATGATATGCGTTATGATGCAGCAGAAATAGAATATGATAATTCAGAGTTTTTTAGACAGGATAGCAGCGATGAGTCCAACGATTTATCTGTTGAAAAACAATTGATTTGGTTAAATTTAGTAAACGAAGAGAACTTATCTACGAGCACATTAATAGGTTATGTTGATGGAGCTACCTACGAAAAAGACAGGCTTTATGATGTATCTGTAAGTGATGAAGACTTTAAAATATACTCATTAATTTCAGATTCTAAAATGGTTATTCAAGGTCGTCCATTACCATTCTTAAATGTAGATGAGGTACCACTAGGTATAGATGTCTTAGATAACGGAATGTATAAAATAGGAATAAGTAATTTTGAAGGAACAAATTTTATAGATGATGTTCAGGATGTTTATTTAAGAGATACTTATTTAGATGTTGAACATGATTTAAGAACTGCTCCATATAGTTTTACAGCAGTGTCTGGAGAAACCAAAGATCGTTTTATTTTGGTTTACAATGCGAGTAATGTAAGTACTTTAGCTACAGATGAAGCTTTAATAGACGATACATTTGCCTATATAAAAAATGGAACATTATATGTAAAATCTGCTAAAACAATTAATACAGTTCAAATATTCGATTTAACAGGTAAGCAGGTTATAAGCTATAATTCTGTTAACTATACAAAAGAGTTTAGTGCACCTTTCTCATTTTCAAGAGGAGGATATATCGTGTCTATTTCATTAGAAGGAGGAAGTGTAATTACTAAAAAATTAATTAATTAA
- the dprA gene encoding DNA-processing protein DprA has translation MNEDDILYVLALQHVANVGDVGAKKLIAHCGSAQAVFNEKKHVLAKIDGIGKVRLNDLGLAIHLKAAEEELRFIKNNHIECLYFEADNYPEKLKHCIDGPILLFQSGNVQLESQRIISIVGTRKITTSGIAFCEKLVEELSPFNPVIVSGFAYGTDITAHKAAIKNKLQTVGCLAHGLNQIYPKAHKKYVHEVDNHGGFLTDFWSTAVFDRNNFLKRNRIIAGLSSATIVIESAARGGSLVTADIANSYNRDVFAVPGRPTDSLSIGCNNLIKQQKAQLLSTPFDVAYMLNWELETEQKSIQKQLFVELDTQEQIIFNFLKTSDKQLLDTIAINCNLPIFKTASLLLNMELKGVVRPLPGKVFELI, from the coding sequence ATGAATGAAGACGACATTTTGTATGTATTGGCACTGCAACATGTAGCTAATGTTGGGGATGTTGGTGCTAAAAAATTAATAGCACACTGTGGTTCTGCACAAGCGGTGTTTAATGAAAAAAAACATGTGCTCGCAAAAATAGATGGTATAGGTAAAGTAAGGCTTAATGATTTGGGTTTGGCAATACACTTAAAAGCAGCAGAGGAGGAGTTACGGTTTATAAAAAATAACCATATTGAGTGTTTGTATTTTGAAGCTGATAATTATCCAGAAAAACTAAAGCATTGTATTGATGGTCCAATATTGTTGTTTCAGTCAGGAAATGTGCAATTGGAATCCCAGCGTATAATAAGTATTGTAGGTACACGTAAAATAACTACTTCAGGTATTGCTTTTTGTGAAAAATTAGTTGAAGAATTGTCTCCTTTTAACCCTGTTATTGTATCAGGATTTGCTTATGGCACAGATATTACAGCACATAAAGCGGCTATAAAAAACAAATTACAAACTGTTGGGTGTTTAGCTCATGGCTTAAATCAAATTTATCCTAAAGCACATAAAAAGTATGTTCATGAAGTAGATAATCATGGAGGGTTTTTAACAGATTTTTGGAGTACAGCTGTATTTGATAGAAATAATTTTTTGAAACGCAATCGTATAATTGCGGGTTTAAGCTCAGCGACTATTGTAATAGAGTCTGCAGCACGTGGCGGTAGTCTTGTAACTGCCGATATTGCTAATTCTTATAATAGAGATGTGTTTGCTGTGCCGGGCAGGCCAACCGATAGTTTGAGTATAGGGTGTAATAATTTAATAAAACAGCAAAAAGCGCAGTTGTTATCTACGCCTTTTGATGTTGCTTATATGTTAAATTGGGAATTGGAAACCGAACAAAAAAGTATTCAAAAACAATTGTTTGTAGAGTTAGACACCCAAGAGCAAATTATTTTTAATTTTTTGAAAACCAGTGATAAACAACTATTAGATACAATTGCTATTAATTGTAATTTACCCATTTTTAAAACAGCCAGTTTATTGTTAAATATGGAGTTAAAAGGGGTGGTTAGGCCATTACCAGGAAAAGTATTCGAATTAATTTAA
- the trpS gene encoding tryptophan--tRNA ligase: MARILTGVQSTGTPHLGNILGAILPAIKMSGIDTNDSYLFIADMHSLTQIKDAETLRYNTYSVAATWLACGLDIEKVVFYRQSDIPQTTELSWYLSCFFPYQRLTLAHGFKDKADRLEDVNAGLFTYPMLMAADILLYDAEIIPVGKDQLQHIEMTRDVASRFHAKMGGETFVLPEGKIQEDGMLIPGTDGSKMSKSKDNLINIFLDDKKLRKQVMSIQTDSTPLEAPKDWSSCNCFAIYSLLANENQITQMKANYEAGNYGYGHAKQALFELIVEKFSKERERFSYYMNNLDEIDKILAIGAEKAKTVANNTLKRVRDKVGY, encoded by the coding sequence ATGGCAAGAATTTTAACTGGTGTTCAAAGTACAGGAACCCCACATTTAGGAAACATTTTAGGAGCAATACTTCCCGCAATAAAAATGTCGGGAATAGACACAAACGACTCGTATTTATTTATCGCCGACATGCATTCTTTAACTCAAATTAAAGATGCCGAGACGTTAAGATATAATACTTACAGTGTAGCTGCAACTTGGCTTGCTTGTGGTTTAGATATTGAAAAAGTGGTATTTTACAGACAGAGTGATATTCCGCAAACAACAGAATTAAGTTGGTATTTAAGTTGTTTTTTTCCATACCAGCGTCTAACCTTAGCCCATGGCTTTAAGGATAAAGCAGATCGCTTAGAAGATGTCAATGCTGGATTGTTTACATACCCTATGCTAATGGCTGCAGATATTTTGTTATACGATGCTGAAATTATTCCGGTTGGAAAAGATCAATTACAACATATTGAAATGACCCGAGATGTTGCATCTCGTTTTCATGCAAAAATGGGTGGAGAAACGTTTGTTCTTCCTGAAGGAAAAATTCAAGAAGACGGCATGCTTATTCCTGGAACAGATGGCTCTAAGATGAGTAAAAGTAAAGACAACCTCATCAATATCTTTTTAGATGATAAAAAGTTACGTAAACAAGTAATGAGCATACAAACAGATAGCACGCCCTTAGAAGCCCCTAAAGACTGGAGCAGCTGTAATTGTTTTGCTATATATAGTTTATTAGCTAACGAAAATCAGATTACCCAAATGAAAGCCAATTATGAGGCTGGAAATTATGGATATGGCCACGCTAAACAAGCTTTATTTGAACTCATAGTTGAAAAATTTTCTAAAGAACGTGAACGCTTTAGTTATTATATGAATAACCTTGATGAAATTGATAAAATCTTAGCTATTGGTGCTGAAAAAGCTAAAACAGTTGCAAACAACACCTTAAAACGAGTTCGAGATAAAGTTGGTTATTAA
- a CDS encoding HU domain-containing protein, producing the protein MQLENYIKDLLYRYECVIVPEFGAFLTQRVSATINAGTNTFYPPKKAISFNEQIQQNDGLLAHYIADVEKIPFEIALEKIKKRVASIKSQLVEKEYISLENIGQIALNEDGKIIFEPFNNLNYLTDAFGLNQMVSPAITRETYKREIESIEEVIPLRITEEKRKSKPYFRYAAAAVLALGVSGFLGSKYYVNEIESHNQIAQESANTQLEHKIQEATFVIENPLPAVNLIVTKPVGSYHIIAGAFRVEENCDKVISNLKADGFNARKIGVNKYGLHQVVYDSYANREDAFKALNEIRNNYNPDAWVLVKNLD; encoded by the coding sequence ATGCAATTAGAAAACTACATTAAGGACTTATTATATAGATACGAATGTGTTATCGTTCCTGAGTTTGGAGCATTTTTAACACAACGTGTGTCTGCAACAATTAATGCAGGCACAAATACATTTTATCCTCCTAAAAAAGCCATATCTTTTAATGAACAAATTCAACAAAACGATGGTCTTTTAGCTCATTACATTGCTGATGTTGAGAAAATTCCTTTTGAAATCGCGTTAGAAAAGATTAAAAAACGTGTTGCTTCGATTAAATCTCAATTAGTTGAAAAAGAATATATTTCATTAGAAAACATAGGACAAATAGCTTTAAATGAAGATGGCAAGATAATTTTTGAGCCATTTAACAATTTAAATTATTTAACCGATGCTTTCGGACTAAATCAAATGGTTTCTCCTGCAATTACAAGAGAGACTTACAAGCGCGAAATAGAATCTATTGAAGAAGTTATTCCGCTTAGAATTACCGAAGAAAAACGCAAATCTAAACCCTATTTCCGTTATGCAGCTGCCGCTGTATTGGCACTTGGAGTTAGTGGATTTTTGGGGTCTAAATATTACGTGAACGAGATTGAAAGCCATAATCAAATTGCACAAGAATCTGCAAATACACAATTAGAGCATAAAATTCAAGAAGCCACGTTTGTAATTGAAAACCCACTACCAGCAGTAAATTTAATTGTTACTAAACCTGTAGGATCTTACCACATTATTGCAGGAGCATTTCGTGTAGAAGAAAACTGCGATAAAGTTATTTCAAATTTAAAAGCAGATGGTTTTAACGCTAGAAAAATAGGCGTTAATAAATACGGATTACATCAAGTCGTTTACGATAGTTATGCTAACAGAGAAGATGCCTTTAAAGCTTTAAATGAAATTAGAAACAATTACAATCCAGATGCTTGGGTACTTGTAAAAAACTTAGACTAA
- a CDS encoding T9SS type A sorting domain-containing protein, whose protein sequence is MFAQTVTDIYPTRVTSQTKITIFGTGFNNTIKNSISINDISITDVTLVSSSQISLKVSKTGTSNTSNRAISISGVTFDSGVDTTIDYIGYKDKSSSASSGSEYFDKITEIFTNWDYNGNGYWRSNWYSSSNQNTWPNDRQELLAFTYNGVTYSTGVDDDLLTAKGISFQAQTFRAYSTNGIVGKTTSSNFIEVGDLVDGIVGEGTSINSKIADLKIFEMITDGKNGLDLGTGVTNFNSDVSIEFNSPDGEPNAIGDIVPDLIITQIAAAGGYDIYYYQDERGNVVGTPIRLYIDQTTNNLAEWRMDLFSVTNNVSYEDAVPTGRGQTSNETRPLKLFALHFDDFDITTSNIDDVYKINLAAGGTADLAFLAYNASAFVSRAPVVDSYIESRYLCRLPATSDIVLKVNASIGGTATGDPIEDLSYQWYKDDVAISGATTDTYTLSNADSEDLGVYKLEISNGYGTENAVITVAEGGVPTYWDGTSWNYDQDYIDFNIAVNDEDRSLIFSEDYNESVDLFGCDCTVKAGKNVVIPSGKTLMLYNEITVEDATTLDDGNTVSKGTFTLENNASLVQINEENGNINSGDINVVRMAENLHAYDYVYWSSPVANFDINNIENSRAYKWDPTQTNTTGSTGNWIKVVNEAMRVGAGYIARVPESITGASGANSYTAIFTGVPNNTTISTSVRMSANPLPEDEGDRHQNFLGNPYPSAISAIKFLTENSNLEGNVSLWMHDVEISEGLGAGYYEESTYNYGDQFVNYNALGSSIPNAFNGYIASGQGFFVQLLDSASDGGTVTYSNDLRFDSTEAAYNNSEFFRTTTEEDSTLSLEKELIWLNLTNENNLSTSALIGYADGATLGKDRLYDTYANDEDFKIYSLINDDKMVIQGRPLPFSNLDEVPLGINVSDQTTYKIGINNLQGTIFEEGQDIYLKDTYLNVEHNLRDSPYRFTAVSGVTNDRFILAYTASSALSVNDSASNNTFVYINDGVLNVKTFKTISAVKVYDVSGKLLINYKSSNQSSELSTQFNFSKGIYLTSIVLEDGVVVTKKVIN, encoded by the coding sequence TTGTTCGCTCAAACCGTTACAGATATTTATCCAACGAGGGTAACATCTCAAACCAAAATTACAATTTTTGGTACAGGTTTTAATAATACAATAAAAAATAGTATATCAATAAATGATATATCAATAACAGACGTTACTTTAGTAAGTTCATCTCAGATTTCTTTAAAAGTTTCTAAGACAGGAACTTCAAATACTTCAAATAGAGCCATTTCAATATCTGGTGTAACGTTTGATTCAGGCGTTGATACTACCATAGATTATATAGGTTATAAAGACAAATCAAGTTCTGCGTCGTCTGGTAGTGAATATTTTGATAAAATAACAGAAATATTTACCAATTGGGACTACAATGGGAATGGATATTGGCGTTCAAATTGGTATAGCTCGAGCAATCAAAATACATGGCCAAATGACAGGCAGGAGTTGTTAGCATTTACTTATAATGGGGTCACGTATTCTACAGGTGTAGATGATGATTTGTTAACGGCAAAAGGCATTAGTTTTCAGGCACAAACGTTTCGAGCTTATTCAACTAATGGAATTGTAGGGAAAACAACGTCATCAAATTTTATAGAAGTCGGAGATTTGGTAGATGGAATCGTTGGAGAAGGTACATCTATAAATTCAAAAATAGCTGATTTAAAGATATTTGAAATGATAACCGATGGTAAAAATGGATTGGATTTAGGAACCGGTGTTACAAATTTTAATAGTGATGTTAGTATAGAGTTTAACAGTCCTGATGGTGAGCCTAATGCCATTGGAGATATAGTTCCAGATTTAATTATTACACAAATAGCAGCAGCAGGTGGGTATGATATATATTATTATCAAGACGAGAGAGGGAATGTTGTAGGGACACCTATTCGTTTATACATAGATCAAACAACAAACAATCTGGCAGAGTGGAGGATGGATTTGTTTAGCGTAACTAATAATGTAAGTTATGAAGATGCGGTGCCAACAGGTAGAGGTCAAACTAGTAATGAAACAAGACCATTAAAATTATTTGCATTACATTTTGATGATTTTGATATTACTACTTCTAATATAGACGATGTATATAAAATTAATTTAGCAGCAGGAGGAACGGCAGATTTAGCTTTTTTGGCTTATAACGCATCTGCGTTTGTATCTAGAGCTCCAGTGGTAGATTCGTATATAGAGTCTAGATATCTGTGCCGTCTTCCTGCAACATCAGATATCGTTCTAAAAGTCAATGCTAGTATAGGAGGAACAGCAACAGGAGACCCTATTGAAGACTTAAGTTATCAATGGTACAAGGACGATGTAGCCATTTCTGGTGCTACTACAGATACATATACCCTTAGTAACGCCGATAGTGAAGATTTAGGTGTGTATAAACTAGAAATTTCTAATGGTTATGGTACAGAAAATGCTGTGATTACAGTTGCAGAAGGAGGTGTGCCAACGTATTGGGATGGTACTTCCTGGAACTACGATCAAGACTATATTGATTTTAACATTGCTGTAAACGACGAAGACAGAAGCTTAATATTTTCTGAAGATTATAATGAAAGTGTAGATCTATTTGGTTGTGATTGTACTGTAAAGGCTGGTAAAAACGTGGTTATTCCTTCTGGAAAAACACTTATGTTATATAATGAAATAACTGTAGAAGATGCAACAACTTTAGACGACGGAAATACTGTTTCTAAAGGAACATTTACTTTAGAAAACAATGCTAGTTTAGTACAAATAAACGAAGAAAATGGAAATATAAATTCAGGAGACATAAATGTAGTACGTATGGCTGAAAATTTACATGCTTACGATTATGTGTATTGGTCTTCTCCTGTAGCTAATTTCGATATAAATAATATTGAAAATTCAAGAGCGTATAAATGGGATCCTACACAAACAAACACAACAGGATCTACAGGAAACTGGATAAAGGTTGTTAATGAGGCAATGCGTGTTGGTGCAGGGTATATTGCAAGAGTTCCTGAGTCTATAACAGGAGCGTCTGGTGCAAATTCCTATACTGCCATTTTTACAGGAGTTCCTAATAATACCACAATAAGTACTTCTGTTAGAATGTCTGCAAATCCGCTACCTGAAGATGAGGGGGATAGGCATCAGAATTTTCTAGGAAATCCTTATCCTTCAGCAATAAGTGCAATAAAGTTTTTAACAGAAAACTCTAATTTAGAAGGAAATGTAAGTTTATGGATGCATGATGTTGAAATTTCAGAAGGTTTAGGAGCAGGGTATTATGAAGAGTCTACTTATAATTATGGTGATCAATTTGTAAATTATAATGCTTTGGGATCTTCTATTCCTAATGCTTTTAACGGGTATATTGCTTCTGGGCAAGGCTTTTTTGTGCAACTACTAGATTCTGCTTCAGATGGGGGTACTGTAACATATAGTAACGATCTGCGTTTTGATTCAACAGAGGCAGCATACAATAATTCAGAATTTTTTAGAACGACAACAGAAGAGGATTCAACTTTATCTCTAGAAAAGGAATTGATTTGGTTAAATTTAACTAATGAAAATAATTTGTCTACGAGTGCATTAATAGGTTATGCAGATGGTGCTACTTTAGGAAAAGATAGACTCTATGATACCTATGCAAACGATGAGGACTTTAAGATTTACTCGTTAATTAATGATGATAAAATGGTAATTCAAGGGCGTCCGTTACCTTTTTCAAATTTAGATGAAGTGCCGTTAGGAATAAATGTATCAGACCAAACAACGTATAAAATAGGAATAAATAATCTTCAAGGAACTATTTTTGAAGAAGGTCAAGACATTTATTTAAAAGATACTTATTTAAATGTTGAACATAATTTAAGAGATTCTCCTTATAGATTTACAGCAGTTTCTGGAGTTACAAACGATCGTTTTATCTTAGCTTATACGGCTAGTTCTGCTTTATCTGTTAACGATTCAGCCTCCAATAATACTTTTGTGTATATTAATGATGGTGTTTTAAATGTGAAAACATTTAAAACTATTAGTGCCGTTAAAGTGTATGATGTTAGTGGTAAACTATTAATAAATTACAAATCAAGTAATCAAAGCAGTGAGCTATCAACACAATTTAATTTTTCCAAGGGAATTTATTTGACTTCAATAGTTTTGGAAGACGGGGTTGTTGTGACGAAAAAAGTTATAAATTAA